The window GGTTTCAAAGAAAGAGGGTCTTCAATAAACTGTTTCTTCAAAACTAAATTTAAACAAAATTTTCTTATCACTTCAACATCCGGGAAAACCTGTTTATAGGATTTAAAATTCTCTAACTTCTCAAATGAGACAAAGATTTTATCAGAATTTACAATTTTTTCAAGATTAAAAATCTCAACATCGGATATTTTTTTCCCATCTTCAAAATCTTCAACAAAAAATTCATTTTTCGAAGCAGAAAGAATGGCAGATACTTTTCCACTAACATGAGCAGCAGTAAGTTCAAGTGAATTAACAGGATAAAGTGGAACTGATAAGGAATACGCAAGAATTTTTGCATCAACAACAGAAATACGAGTTCCGGTAAAACTGCCTGGACCATAAATGACGAAAATACCCCCAAGATC of the Caldisericaceae bacterium genome contains:
- the tsaB gene encoding tRNA (adenosine(37)-N6)-threonylcarbamoyltransferase complex dimerization subunit type 1 TsaB — its product is MNYLLLSQSFYPTMSLLFSNKSLIYSVIQYPNEQYPNNLIFLTKTMFDILKIDKKDLGGIFVIYGPGSFTGTRISVVDAKILAYSLSVPLYPVNSLELTAAHVSGKVSAILSASKNEFFVEDFEDGKKISDVEIFNLEKIVNSDKIFVSFEKLENFKSYKQVFPDVEVIRKFCLNLVLKKQFIEDPLSLKPLYLRAEEKLFKKIR